From a single Lolium rigidum isolate FL_2022 chromosome 7, APGP_CSIRO_Lrig_0.1, whole genome shotgun sequence genomic region:
- the LOC124677121 gene encoding nudix hydrolase 13, mitochondrial-like, translating to MAGEAMAPEKLVARKGRLRQRYDNEYRLVAGCVPYRVDKDGQLEVLMVSTPSRHDLVFPKGGWEDDEDVYEAACREALEEAGVRGTINRDSLGLWVFRSKSSQSEQSSDSPRGACKGHVFALEVTEELEQWPEQDTHGRRWVSPADSYGLCRYDWMREALTALLDRSSTWTSPVVAAVAVTESPAVPDQLNEHAGMCMNMILAADRAVALC from the exons ATGGCCGGCGAAGCAATGGCACCGGAGAAGCTCGTCGCGAGGAAGGGCCGGCTGCGGCAGCGCTACGACAACGAGTACCGCCTCGTGGCAGGGTGTGTGCCGTATCGGGTGGACAAAGACGGGCAGCTCGAGGTTCTCATGGTCTCCACGCCCAGCAGGCACGAtctcgtcttcccaaag GGCGGctgggaggacgacgaggacgtctATGAAGCTGCCTGTCGCGAGGCGCTGGAGGAGGCCGGAGTCAGGGGCACCATCAAC AGAGACTCGCTGGGGCTGTGGGTGTTCAGGAGCAAGAGCAGCCAGAGCGAGCAGAGCAGCGACAGCCCGAGGGGCGCCTGCAAGGGCCACGTCTTCGCGCTCGAGGTCACCGAGGAGCTCGAGCAATGGCCGGAGCAAGACACCCACGGCAGGCGATGGGTCTCACCGGCGGACTCGTACGGGCTCTGCCGCTACGACTGGATGCGCGAGGCGCTGACGGCGTTGCTGGACCGTTCTTCAACTTGGACGTCCCCTGTAGTGGCAGCCGTTGCGGTGACTGAGAGCCCTGCGGTGCCGGATCAGCTGAACGAGCACGCTGGCATGTGCATGAACATGATACTGGCCGCGGATCGAGCGGTGGCGCTGTGCTGA